A genomic stretch from Strongyloides ratti genome assembly S_ratti_ED321, chromosome : 1 includes:
- a CDS encoding Cytochrome oxidase assembly protein 1 family-containing protein codes for MFKKIQISTLLQIAGGTLVVGGCLLWYSQKNVQTKVRNLPHYKESIDIISKHKKALSLLGSPVQLGNVDLYDRKNNFIGKDTSQLRIPISGTFNSGFINIHAQRFISTDEVNKEDVGTGLKAIGKDNFITKSIELEMEDQTILIYEKK; via the exons atgtttaaaaaaattcaaatatcAACATTACTACAAATTGCGGGTGGAACTTTAGTTGTGGGAGGATGTTTGTTGTGGTACTCACAGAAAAATGTTCAAACCAAAGTACGTAATTTGCCTCATTATAAAGAAAGTATCGATATTATATCAAAACATAAAAAGGCCTTATCTCTTCTTGGAAGTCCAGTGCAACTTGGAAATGTTGATTTATATGATAGgaagaataattttattggaaAAGATACATCACAa TTACGTATTCCTATATCGGGAACATTTAACAGCggatttataaatattcatgCACAAAGATTTATTTCAACAGACGAAGTAAATAAGGAAGACGTTGGTACTGGACTGAAAGCCATAGGCAAAGATAACTTTATAACAAAGTCAATTGAATTAGAAATGGAAGATCAAACTATTTtgatatatgaaaaaaaataa